One stretch of Kogia breviceps isolate mKogBre1 chromosome 18, mKogBre1 haplotype 1, whole genome shotgun sequence DNA includes these proteins:
- the LOC131745527 gene encoding LOW QUALITY PROTEIN: cocaine esterase-like (The sequence of the model RefSeq protein was modified relative to this genomic sequence to represent the inferred CDS: inserted 3 bases in 2 codons; substituted 1 base at 1 genomic stop codon), translated as MQLDRLRERLRAVAFGALLLLVPGQGQDSACPVRTTHTVQVQGSLVHGKNTDVAIHTFLGIPFAKPPLGLXRFAPPEPPESWSGIKDGTSHPAKCLQDFTSMKGMTLKLLNVTLPSNSMSEDRGYLNIYTPARSHEGSSLPVMVWIHGGGFVVGLASMYDGSALAAFEDVVVVVIQYRLGLLGFFSTGDKHATGNWGYLDQVAALCWVQQHIVYFGGDPDHVTIFGESAGGVSVSLHVVSPMPEGLFHRAIVESDVALLPSFTASSSDVVSTVVANLSACGQVDAEALVDCPRRSSEEGILAINKPFSIIPGLVDGIFLPKHPQELPASADLHPVPSIIGVNNDEYSWIIPSVMNNSDTQKEMDRETVKDGLQKRSTMMVSLMRPEFVDLLMEEYTAGSEDFQTLRIQFHEITGDCIFVIPALQEAKLQCFYAPVYFYEXRPSYVRADHRDEVHFIFRSPFGSSHIQLTEEEELLSRKMMKYWANFARNGNPNGEGLPHWPXPHWPALNTQPAVGRALKVRRLQFWTKTLPQKIRELMEAKEKHTEL; from the exons GCCAGGACTCTGCCTGCCCCGTGCGGACCACGCACACGGTCCAGGTGCAGGGGAGCCTCGTCCATGGGAAGAACACTGATGTGGCGATCCACACCTTCTTGGGAATCCCCTTCGCCAAGCCACCTCTAGGACTGTAGCGGTTTGCGCCCCCGGAGCCCCCGGAATCTTGGAGTGGTATAAAGGATGGGACCTCCCACCCAGCCAA GTGTCTGCAGGACTTCACTAGCATGAAAGGAATGACTCTGAAACTACTGAATGTGACCCTGCCTTCTAACTCCATGTCTGAAGACCGCGGGTACCTCAACATCTACACACCTGCCCGTTCCCATGAGGGCTCTAGCCTGCCT GTGATGGTGTGGATCCATGGTGGTGGATTTGTCGTGGGTCTGGCTTCCATGTATGACGGCTCTGCTCTGGCGGCCTTCGAGGACGTGGTGGTGGTCGTCATCCAGTACCGCCTGGGTTTGCTGGGCTTCTTCAG CACTGGAGACAAACACGCAACTGGCAACTGGGGCTACCTGGATCAAGTGGCCGCACTATGCTGGGTCCAGCAGCATATCGTCTACTTTGGAGGCGACCCTGACCACGTCACCATTTTTGGCGAGTCTGCGGGTGGCGTAAGCGTGTCTTTGCATGTTGTGTCCCCCATGCCCGAAGGACTCTTCCACCGTGCCATCGTGGAGAGTGACGTGGCCCTGCTGCCCAGCTTCACCGCCAGCTCATCTGACGTGGTCTCCACT GTGGTGGCCAACCTGTCTGCCTGTGGCCAGGTTGACGCAGAGGCCCTGGTGGACTGCCCGCGGCGCAGCAGTGAAGAGGGGATTCTGGCCATCAACAAG CCCTTCAGCATCATCCCTGGCCTGGTGGATGGGATCTTCCTGCCCAAGCACCCCCAGGAGCTGCCGGCCTCTGCCGACTTGCACCCCGTCCCCAGCATCATTGGTGTAAACAACGATGAGTACAGTTGGATCATCCCCTCG GTCATGAACAATTCTGACACCCAGAAGGAAATGGACAGAGAGACCGTAAAGGATGGCTTGCAGAAAAGATCAACAATGATGGTGAG TTTGATGCGGCCTGAGTTTGTTGACCTGTTGATGGAGGAGTACACAGCGGGCAGTGAGGACTTCCAGACCCTCCGAATCCAGTTCCATGAGATCACAGGGGACTGCATCTTTGTGATCCCTGCACTCCAAGAAGCAAAGTTGCAGT gttTCTACGCCCCTGTCTACTTCTACG TCAGGCCGAGCTATGTGAGGGCAGACCATAGAGATGAGGTTCACTTCATCTTCAGAAGTCCCTTCGGGAGCAGCCACA TCCAACTCACtgaggaggaggagctgctgaGCAGGAAGATGATGAAGTATTGGGCCAACTTTGCTCGAAATGG GAACCCCAACGGCGAGGGTCTGCCCCACTGGCC GCCCCACTGGCCTGCGCTGAACACTCAGCCTGCAGTGGGCCGAGCCCTGAAGGTCCGCAGGCTCCAGTTCTGGACCAAGACCCTACCCCAGAAGATACGGGAGCTAATGGAGGCCAAGGAGAAGCACACAGAACTGTAG